Proteins found in one Deinococcus cellulosilyticus NBRC 106333 = KACC 11606 genomic segment:
- the pdxR gene encoding MocR-like pyridoxine biosynthesis transcription factor PdxR, translating into MPRDLQLSLERHQKIPLGQQIREQLRNQILQGKLPAGMRLPSTRDLAQVYGVTRNTVIAAFEELLAEGLLVSRQGSGTFVNPEVTSRTAGMPAMQRSPRWMQKPPLELPVTRPIVEGTIEFRAGLPSLEALSKDDWKVLWRAVGQTAFPADYQDAQGELELREQVALFVRRSRGIACTAADVMITSGTIHALNLIAQVTLERGDQVAFEEPGFPLAREVFRHHEATVVPTEVDEDGLRVQSLPDDPPPVLIYTTPSHQFPLGYRMSLPRREALLHFAAQHDALIIEDDYESEFRFDAPLPALASMDHHGLVAYIGTLSKVLTPALRLGYIVAPPALIDRVKVLRQLTDYQHSHVLQTAMLELLRRGMLDRHIRSMRKVYAQKRQALKEALKETAGLCRLIGIDAGLHGFLQLPDHIPYREVQRQCAARKVLVEPPDRYYAQNVPLNGLMLGYGGLSLPQIQQGGKVLSEVILQCATENSS; encoded by the coding sequence GTGCCACGCGACCTCCAGCTCTCTTTAGAGCGTCACCAGAAAATTCCGCTGGGTCAGCAGATCCGCGAACAGCTCCGCAACCAGATCCTGCAAGGCAAATTGCCTGCTGGAATGCGCCTCCCTTCCACCCGTGACCTCGCGCAGGTTTATGGAGTAACCCGCAACACTGTGATTGCTGCTTTCGAGGAACTGCTCGCTGAAGGCTTGCTGGTCTCCCGGCAGGGCTCAGGAACCTTTGTGAACCCAGAGGTGACCTCCCGCACTGCTGGAATGCCTGCCATGCAAAGGTCTCCCCGCTGGATGCAGAAACCTCCACTGGAGTTGCCTGTGACCCGGCCCATTGTGGAGGGCACCATTGAATTCCGCGCAGGGCTGCCCAGCCTGGAGGCACTCAGCAAAGACGACTGGAAAGTGCTGTGGCGGGCTGTGGGTCAGACGGCCTTTCCTGCCGATTATCAGGATGCCCAGGGAGAACTGGAATTGCGGGAACAGGTGGCCCTTTTTGTGCGCAGATCCAGAGGCATTGCCTGCACTGCTGCAGATGTGATGATCACCTCCGGCACCATCCATGCGCTCAACCTGATTGCGCAGGTGACCCTTGAGAGGGGAGACCAGGTGGCTTTCGAGGAACCCGGATTTCCACTGGCCCGCGAGGTTTTTCGGCACCATGAGGCCACTGTGGTTCCCACAGAGGTGGATGAAGATGGCCTGCGGGTACAGAGCCTCCCGGATGACCCTCCTCCGGTGCTGATCTACACCACGCCCAGCCACCAGTTTCCTCTGGGGTACCGCATGTCTTTGCCCCGCAGGGAGGCCCTGCTGCATTTTGCCGCACAGCACGACGCCCTGATCATTGAAGACGATTACGAGAGTGAGTTTCGTTTTGATGCTCCTCTGCCTGCACTGGCGTCCATGGACCACCATGGACTGGTGGCTTACATCGGGACCCTCTCCAAAGTCCTCACACCAGCCCTGAGGTTGGGCTATATCGTTGCTCCGCCTGCCCTGATTGATCGGGTGAAGGTGCTCAGGCAACTGACCGATTACCAGCACTCGCACGTGCTGCAGACCGCCATGCTGGAACTCCTGCGCCGTGGGATGCTGGACCGCCACATCCGCAGCATGCGTAAAGTCTATGCCCAGAAACGGCAGGCCCTGAAAGAAGCCCTCAAGGAAACTGCAGGGCTCTGTCGCCTGATTGGGATCGATGCAGGCTTGCATGGTTTCCTGCAGCTTCCAGACCACATCCCCTACCGCGAGGTTCAGCGGCAGTGTGCGGCCAGAAAAGTGCTGGTGGAGCCTCCAGACCGCTATTACGCCCAGAATGTGCCCCTCAATGGTCTGATGCTGGGCTATGGTGGACTCTCCCTGCCCCAGATTCAGCAGGGAGGCAAGGTGCTCAGCGAAGTGATCCTCCAGTGTGCCACAGAAAACAGCAGCTGA
- a CDS encoding SIR2 family NAD-dependent protein deacylase, with amino-acid sequence MERRLKHLVVLSGAGISAESGLSTFRDFNGLWHHYRVEEVASLDAWKKHPKLVLEFYNERRRQAIEAKPNAGHQALAMLEQHYQVTIITQNVDHLHEQAGSSSVVHLHGELFKARSTLDPELVYQLQGTELNWGDTCEQGSQLRPHIVWFGEEVSQFKHAAHLVRQADIFIVVGTSLAVYPASSLLHHVPEDTPKYIIDPRRPELPRIPNVSFIQAVASRGLPQLARELIALESLAR; translated from the coding sequence ATGGAACGACGCCTCAAACATCTTGTGGTTCTCTCTGGTGCTGGCATCTCTGCAGAAAGTGGACTCTCCACCTTCCGCGATTTCAATGGGCTGTGGCACCATTACCGGGTGGAAGAAGTCGCCTCGCTGGATGCCTGGAAGAAGCACCCGAAGCTGGTGCTGGAGTTCTACAACGAGCGGCGAAGGCAGGCCATCGAAGCGAAACCCAACGCCGGGCACCAGGCCCTGGCCATGCTGGAGCAGCACTATCAGGTCACCATCATCACCCAGAATGTGGACCACCTGCATGAGCAGGCAGGGTCCAGTTCGGTGGTGCACCTGCATGGAGAACTGTTTAAAGCCCGGTCCACCCTGGACCCTGAACTGGTGTACCAGCTTCAGGGAACAGAGCTCAACTGGGGAGACACCTGTGAACAGGGTTCACAGCTGAGGCCGCACATCGTCTGGTTCGGGGAGGAAGTTTCGCAGTTCAAACACGCTGCCCATCTGGTGCGACAGGCGGACATCTTCATTGTGGTGGGAACCTCGCTGGCGGTTTATCCTGCGTCCTCTCTGCTGCACCATGTCCCGGAAGACACCCCCAAGTACATCATTGACCCCAGAAGACCCGAGTTGCCCAGAATTCCAAACGTGTCTTTCATTCAGGCGGTGGCCAGCCGGGGATTGCCGCAACTCGCCAGAGAGTTGATTGCTCTGGAAAGCCTGGCCCGCTGA
- a CDS encoding LacI family DNA-binding transcriptional regulator, translating to MSKITINEVARIAGVSIGTVSRVLNNRADVNEQTRKQVLEVVRQLGYVPDAGARKLARGTRGLVAVAPFSSHASNSPYYAIIMDAVQEVLMQHGYTARVLEPSQADPSKVQAFIFPGLRLHDTRLEQLKEKGIPHVVIGRLIDQDTPWVDVDNFKGMQSSVLHLVKLGHTRIAHLTGSPIGQTTFDRLEAYHQTLADHNIEEDPDLILDGGFSELGGYRAVRQALEKGIEFTAIASASDEMAVGAIYALEDAGLRVPYDVSVTGFDDLEIAQVFRPALTTVKQPIRDVGHTAARMLLDLLENRPAGHGLLPTELIVRSSSGPVKRMIKR from the coding sequence ATGAGCAAAATCACCATCAACGAAGTGGCCCGCATCGCTGGCGTGTCCATCGGAACCGTCTCCCGCGTGCTCAACAACCGGGCAGATGTCAATGAACAGACCCGCAAACAGGTGCTGGAAGTGGTTCGCCAGCTTGGATACGTTCCAGATGCCGGAGCCCGCAAACTCGCCAGAGGCACCCGTGGCCTTGTCGCGGTGGCCCCCTTTTCCAGCCACGCCTCCAACAGCCCTTATTACGCCATCATCATGGACGCCGTGCAGGAAGTCCTGATGCAACACGGCTACACGGCCCGTGTCCTTGAACCCTCCCAGGCCGACCCCAGCAAGGTGCAGGCCTTCATCTTCCCGGGCCTCAGGCTGCACGACACCCGCCTGGAACAGCTCAAAGAAAAAGGCATCCCCCATGTGGTGATTGGTCGCCTGATCGATCAGGACACCCCCTGGGTGGACGTGGACAACTTCAAAGGCATGCAGAGCTCGGTGCTGCACCTCGTCAAACTGGGGCACACCCGCATTGCCCACCTCACCGGAAGCCCCATCGGCCAGACCACTTTTGACAGGCTCGAAGCCTACCACCAGACCCTCGCCGACCACAACATCGAAGAAGATCCTGACCTGATTCTGGACGGTGGATTCAGCGAACTGGGCGGATACCGGGCTGTGCGTCAGGCCCTGGAAAAAGGCATCGAATTCACTGCGATTGCTTCGGCCAGCGATGAAATGGCTGTGGGTGCGATCTATGCTCTGGAAGACGCCGGGCTCCGTGTCCCCTACGACGTGAGCGTGACCGGATTCGACGACCTGGAAATTGCCCAGGTTTTCAGACCTGCCCTCACCACCGTCAAACAACCCATCCGCGACGTGGGTCACACTGCAGCCAGAATGCTTCTGGACCTGCTGGAAAACCGTCCTGCTGGACATGGTCTGCTCCCCACTGAACTGATCGTGCGGAGCTCATCGGGGCCTGTGAAACGGATGATTAAACGGTAA